Proteins encoded by one window of Sediminicoccus rosea:
- a CDS encoding CreA family protein, protein MRPALLLLLLLAGPALADDTTEIGHVNTALTNLGLTRSHRVVVERFTDPEVPGVVCHVSQARTGGIAGMVGVAEDPARFALACTATGPVTLTDAVRRGERGERVWEASTSFLFKETRVHRFVDEGQRILVYLAWSTRLIDGSPYNALATIPYR, encoded by the coding sequence ATGCGCCCTGCCCTGCTCCTGCTTCTCCTGCTCGCCGGCCCCGCGCTCGCGGATGACACGACCGAGATCGGCCATGTGAACACGGCGCTGACCAATCTCGGCCTCACGCGCAGCCATCGCGTCGTCGTCGAGCGCTTCACCGACCCCGAGGTGCCCGGCGTGGTCTGCCATGTCAGCCAGGCGCGCACGGGCGGCATCGCGGGCATGGTGGGCGTGGCCGAGGATCCGGCGCGCTTCGCCCTCGCCTGCACGGCGACAGGCCCGGTCACGCTGACCGACGCCGTCCGGCGCGGCGAGCGGGGCGAACGCGTCTGGGAGGCCTCGACCAGCTTCCTCTTCAAGGAGACGCGCGTGCATCGCTTCGTGGACGAGGGGCAGCGCATCCTCGTCTATCTCGCCTGGAGCACGCGGCTGATCGACGGCTCGCCCTACAACGCCCTGGCGACCATTCCCTACCGCTGA